The following proteins are encoded in a genomic region of Carnobacterium maltaromaticum DSM 20342:
- a CDS encoding ABC transporter permease, which yields MNLAINNASLLFATALVGIALIVVYKEKLGLGKDILIGVVRAVIQLVAVGFLLGYVFNLNNIIVTLALVLVIIFNASFNAGKKSNGISNAFKISFIAILTATSLTLVVLLLSGAVLFIPSQVIPISGMIASNSMIAIGICYRNLNAKFKDQRQQVLEKLALGANLKQASITIVRDSIRSGMLPTIESAKTIGIVSLPGMMSGLMFAGVDPTHAIKYQIMVTFMLLSTTSIASVMASYMAYKEFYTESKQLKN from the coding sequence ATGAACTTAGCTATTAATAATGCATCTTTATTATTTGCAACAGCTTTGGTTGGAATAGCACTTATTGTTGTTTATAAAGAAAAATTAGGATTAGGTAAAGATATTTTAATCGGTGTGGTTCGAGCAGTTATTCAATTAGTTGCAGTTGGTTTTTTGTTGGGCTACGTTTTTAATTTAAATAATATTATTGTGACATTAGCACTTGTTTTAGTCATTATTTTTAACGCCTCTTTTAATGCTGGTAAGAAAAGCAATGGCATATCAAATGCATTTAAAATATCGTTTATTGCTATATTAACAGCAACTAGTTTGACTTTAGTAGTGCTCCTTCTATCGGGAGCTGTTTTATTCATTCCTTCGCAGGTGATTCCAATATCAGGAATGATTGCTAGTAATTCAATGATTGCGATTGGAATTTGTTATCGAAACTTAAATGCAAAATTTAAAGACCAACGTCAACAAGTATTAGAAAAGTTAGCTCTAGGAGCAAATTTAAAACAAGCCTCTATTACAATCGTACGTGACAGTATTCGCTCAGGTATGTTGCCTACCATAGAGTCTGCAAAAACAATAGGAATCGTTAGTTTACCCGGAATGATGTCAGGATTAATGTTTGCTGGTGTAGATCCAACACATGCAATAAAGTACCAGATTATGGTTACCTTTATGTTGCTTTCTACAACAAGTATTGCATCTGTTATGGCTAGTTACATGGCATACAAAGAATTTTATACCGAAAGCAAACAATTAAAGAATTAA
- a CDS encoding heavy metal translocating P-type ATPase: MLKFLSNTRSGQFLMIGIFFTLSGFVLNSLGGFYSQFSFYFAIFFLGFFSAKKALVETIHSKAPNVDLLMILAALGACLISYESEGAILLLIFAGSEALESYATNKSKSAISELMSHVPAVAQLFKENGEVVEVPTNTLKVGDTVVISKGVQIPIDGYTDRKTQINEASLTGESLPVEKENGDEVFSGTFNEGNAFHLKVNKTSDQTVFSNIIRMVEEAQKRPSKISKIIDRFETKYVIAVLIIVPIFIVTLYTINGFSFQEAFYRGMVLLTVASPCALVASATPATLSAISNGAKNGVLVKGGAAMESLNTMDILYSDKTGTLTLGDFTVLDYEVPDDVLNEVVYMEQQSNHPIANAIVAAFKDRTFKDIDTSEPVEEIAGSGVKKGAITIGKPSAFNGYLDKNHYLDKIAEENTTIIVVKDNGIVGYVSLSDQVRYEAIEAVSGFQKEGIQVVLLTGDNERVAAKVAKEVKVNDYVANCLPEDKINYILKSQRNKKVVGMVGDGINDAPALANADIGIAMGSGSSVAIESADVVIVKNDLAKLLYSYKLSSRLNRIIKQNIIFSISVIVILIFLNLLGYLDLPVGVVFHEGSTILVILNGLRLLQKEKKV; encoded by the coding sequence ATGTTGAAATTTTTAAGTAACACACGTTCAGGTCAATTTTTAATGATTGGAATTTTTTTTACGCTTAGTGGTTTTGTTTTGAATTCATTAGGAGGCTTCTATAGTCAATTTTCTTTTTACTTTGCCATTTTCTTTTTAGGCTTCTTTTCAGCAAAAAAAGCCCTTGTAGAAACAATTCATTCTAAAGCTCCAAATGTTGATTTGCTTATGATTTTAGCGGCTTTAGGTGCATGCTTAATCAGTTATGAATCAGAAGGAGCTATACTATTACTAATTTTTGCGGGATCAGAAGCTCTAGAATCATATGCTACTAATAAATCAAAAAGTGCTATTTCTGAATTAATGTCCCATGTTCCAGCTGTAGCTCAATTATTTAAAGAGAATGGTGAAGTTGTTGAGGTGCCTACTAACACCTTAAAAGTTGGTGATACCGTAGTAATTTCAAAAGGAGTTCAAATACCTATCGATGGGTATACGGATCGGAAAACACAAATCAATGAAGCAAGTCTTACTGGAGAATCATTACCTGTTGAAAAGGAAAACGGAGATGAAGTCTTTTCTGGGACTTTCAATGAAGGGAATGCATTTCATCTTAAAGTGAATAAAACGAGTGATCAAACTGTTTTTTCAAATATTATTCGCATGGTGGAAGAAGCACAAAAAAGACCCTCAAAAATCTCAAAAATTATTGATCGATTTGAAACAAAATATGTAATTGCTGTTTTAATTATAGTACCCATTTTTATTGTTACCCTCTATACTATTAATGGATTTAGCTTTCAAGAAGCCTTTTACCGGGGAATGGTTTTACTAACCGTTGCTAGCCCATGTGCTTTGGTCGCTTCTGCTACACCAGCAACTCTCAGTGCCATAAGCAATGGGGCAAAAAATGGGGTACTAGTTAAAGGTGGGGCAGCGATGGAATCTTTGAACACTATGGATATTTTGTATAGTGATAAAACAGGGACATTAACACTTGGCGATTTCACAGTATTAGATTACGAAGTTCCAGATGATGTTCTTAATGAAGTAGTTTATATGGAACAACAATCTAACCATCCTATAGCCAACGCGATTGTTGCAGCTTTCAAAGATAGAACCTTTAAAGACATTGATACTTCAGAACCTGTGGAGGAAATAGCTGGATCCGGTGTTAAAAAAGGAGCAATCACAATAGGAAAACCCAGTGCTTTTAACGGTTACCTCGATAAAAATCATTATCTTGATAAAATAGCCGAGGAAAATACAACTATTATTGTGGTAAAAGACAATGGAATTGTTGGTTACGTATCTCTTTCCGACCAAGTACGTTATGAAGCAATAGAAGCGGTATCGGGTTTTCAAAAAGAAGGTATTCAAGTTGTTCTATTAACGGGTGACAACGAAAGAGTAGCTGCGAAAGTAGCCAAAGAAGTCAAAGTAAATGATTATGTAGCAAACTGTCTTCCAGAAGATAAAATCAATTATATTTTAAAAAGCCAACGAAATAAAAAGGTAGTCGGCATGGTTGGAGATGGAATCAATGACGCACCAGCATTAGCAAATGCTGATATTGGTATCGCTATGGGTAGCGGCTCATCCGTGGCAATAGAATCAGCTGATGTGGTAATCGTAAAAAATGATTTAGCAAAACTACTTTATAGTTATAAACTAAGTAGTCGATTAAACCGTATCATTAAGCAAAATATTATTTTTTCAATCAGCGTCATTGTCATACTGATTTTTTTGAATCTTTTAGGCTATCTAGATTTACCAGTAGGAGTTGTCTTTCATGAAGGTTCAACAATTTTGGTTATCTTGAACGGGCTACGTTTATTGCAAAAGGAGAAAAAAGTGTAG
- a CDS encoding tyrosine-type recombinase/integrase: MTYNVQPLRTQQEINDFLFCLRRNKNAKRDVFLFLIGINSGLRMSDIVKLKKKDVITSKNPRIVEQKTGKTRILYLSSLQELIQDYTKDLKPEDYLFPSTTGGHLKVNTVYQMFQKVGDLLDRDDIGTHTLRKTFGYHYYKKTKDVATLMEIVGHSNEKITKRYIGINEDEISETLFNFRLGF; encoded by the coding sequence ATGACATATAACGTCCAACCTTTAAGAACGCAGCAAGAAATCAACGACTTTTTATTTTGTTTGCGCCGCAATAAGAACGCCAAACGCGATGTTTTTCTGTTTTTGATCGGTATTAATAGCGGTTTACGCATGTCCGATATCGTGAAACTAAAGAAAAAAGACGTGATTACCTCGAAGAATCCACGCATTGTGGAACAAAAGACCGGGAAAACACGTATTTTATATTTAAGCAGCCTGCAGGAGTTGATCCAAGACTACACCAAAGACTTGAAGCCAGAGGATTATTTGTTTCCTAGCACCACCGGTGGCCATTTAAAGGTCAACACGGTGTACCAGATGTTTCAAAAGGTGGGCGACCTATTGGATCGAGACGATATCGGCACGCACACGTTGCGCAAGACGTTCGGTTATCATTACTATAAGAAAACCAAAGACGTGGCTACACTCATGGAAATAGTTGGCCATAGCAACGAGAAGATTACGAAACGTTATATTGGAATCAATGAAGATGAAATCAGCGAGACCTTATTTAATTTCAGATTAGGTTTTTAA
- a CDS encoding RrF2 family transcriptional regulator, which yields MSEFTIAVHGLVYLGHNNSIFTSEALAENICKNPVRVRRVLAKCRKKGLVQTKKGVHGGYFLTDNLEAITLKNVYEAIKIPIIQNTWHSGYINEQCMISSGMSEAMDDLYDELNKDAVAKLATITLKDMEVKLYAIQNERGTKI from the coding sequence TTGAGTGAATTTACGATTGCAGTACATGGGTTGGTCTATTTAGGTCATAACAATTCAATTTTTACCAGTGAAGCATTAGCTGAGAACATTTGTAAGAATCCAGTTCGTGTTCGCAGAGTTCTGGCAAAATGCCGAAAAAAAGGATTAGTTCAAACAAAAAAAGGTGTGCATGGCGGATACTTTCTAACCGATAATTTAGAAGCTATCACTTTAAAAAATGTTTATGAGGCGATAAAGATCCCAATTATCCAAAATACTTGGCATTCAGGTTATATCAATGAACAATGTATGATTTCGTCTGGTATGTCAGAAGCTATGGATGATCTTTATGATGAGCTGAATAAAGATGCAGTAGCAAAACTAGCAACTATTACATTAAAAGATATGGAAGTAAAATTATATGCAATACAAAATGAGAGGGGCACTAAAATATGA
- a CDS encoding dihydrolipoyl dehydrogenase family protein: MNEYTTDVAIIGFGKAGKTLAGALAKKGKTVTVIEKSAKMYGGTCINVGCLPTKSLTHSAKIIDQLSEFGIERNPEINNQFFKQAMDYKTELVTKLNKKNYHKIADLDNVTVLDGFAHFKDDHTLLVDTDTETLQVTAANIIIGTGSTAVIPDFENKQNSPHIHTSEEILELTNLPKKLGIIGAGPIGLEFASYFAEFGSEVTVYQFNDSLLPREDKDDAAAILERLEELGVTIEFNAQAKRVQDTDNGVRLTFEQNGEEKSAELNEILVATGRIPNTNKLDIEKAGVALGARGEIKVNKHLQSSVEHIWAVGDVKGGPQFTYISLDDYRIVLPQLLGEESNYNLETRRVYPTATFVDPTFARVGFNEKEATEAGKNYKVAKMPVAAVPKAQVLRETSGFLKILVDPETDLILGASFFSYEAHEMINLIALAINENISYKSLRDGIYTHPTMSESMNDLLEMI, translated from the coding sequence ATGAATGAGTACACTACAGACGTAGCCATTATTGGATTTGGTAAAGCAGGAAAAACATTAGCAGGTGCTTTAGCTAAAAAAGGAAAAACCGTCACTGTGATTGAAAAATCAGCTAAAATGTATGGTGGAACTTGTATTAATGTGGGATGCTTACCGACTAAATCGTTGACACATAGTGCAAAAATTATTGATCAATTATCAGAATTTGGCATTGAGCGAAATCCTGAGATTAACAACCAGTTTTTCAAACAAGCCATGGACTATAAAACTGAATTAGTAACCAAATTAAATAAAAAAAACTACCATAAAATTGCTGATTTAGATAACGTAACAGTCTTAGACGGTTTTGCTCACTTCAAAGATGACCATACTTTGTTAGTGGATACAGATACAGAAACGCTACAAGTTACGGCTGCTAATATCATTATTGGAACTGGATCTACGGCTGTTATTCCAGATTTTGAAAACAAGCAAAACAGTCCACACATCCACACAAGTGAAGAAATTTTAGAGCTAACAAATCTGCCAAAAAAACTAGGTATTATCGGAGCTGGTCCAATTGGATTAGAATTCGCTTCTTATTTTGCTGAATTTGGTTCTGAAGTAACCGTTTATCAATTCAATGACTCATTATTGCCACGTGAAGATAAGGATGACGCAGCAGCTATTTTGGAAAGATTAGAAGAATTAGGGGTAACTATTGAATTTAACGCTCAAGCTAAACGTGTTCAAGATACGGATAATGGTGTACGTTTAACATTTGAACAAAACGGCGAAGAAAAATCTGCTGAATTAAATGAAATTTTAGTTGCTACTGGCCGTATTCCTAACACAAATAAATTAGATATTGAAAAGGCTGGCGTGGCGCTCGGCGCTCGTGGAGAAATCAAGGTAAACAAGCACTTGCAATCTTCTGTTGAACACATTTGGGCAGTGGGCGACGTTAAAGGTGGACCACAATTCACTTATATTTCTTTGGATGACTACCGTATTGTTTTGCCTCAATTGCTAGGAGAAGAATCCAACTATAATTTAGAAACGCGTCGTGTTTATCCTACAGCAACATTTGTGGATCCAACATTTGCACGGGTAGGCTTTAATGAAAAAGAAGCAACTGAAGCTGGTAAAAATTATAAAGTTGCTAAGATGCCCGTTGCTGCTGTTCCTAAAGCTCAAGTATTGCGTGAAACAAGCGGCTTTTTGAAAATATTAGTTGATCCAGAGACTGACCTTATATTAGGCGCAAGCTTCTTCAGCTACGAAGCTCACGAAATGATCAACTTAATTGCATTAGCAATTAATGAAAATATTTCATATAAGAGTTTACGAGACGGTATTTATACTCACCCTACAATGAGTGAATCCATGAATGATTTACTTGAAATGATTTAA
- a CDS encoding DUF1905 domain-containing protein — MIKIIDNQKLKLHYKEGFGSWTYHLRLPGTADNKGRWGHLKVSGTIDDFEVKNIYLAPRKDEDKIISINKEIRDAIGKSGGDIVTVMLYLHD; from the coding sequence ATGATAAAAATAATTGACAATCAGAAACTCAAATTACATTACAAAGAGGGATTTGGATCATGGACTTATCACCTTAGACTACCAGGAACAGCTGATAATAAAGGGAGATGGGGACATTTAAAAGTATCTGGTACAATTGACGATTTTGAAGTGAAAAACATTTATTTGGCTCCAAGGAAAGATGAAGATAAGATCATCTCAATCAATAAGGAAATTAGAGACGCGATAGGGAAAAGCGGTGGCGATATAGTAACGGTAATGTTATATTTGCATGATTAA
- a CDS encoding type II toxin-antitoxin system PemK/MazF family toxin: MVKQGDIVKINLDPKQGHEQQGYRPYICLSYHGVSDYANIAVFAPISNTERNYPLYVPLQGTKSSGKVLLDQLVTIDYNARKYSYVETVPEKLIDELLVKVKVIVQKNENIK; this comes from the coding sequence ATGGTAAAACAAGGCGATATTGTTAAGATAAATTTAGATCCTAAACAAGGACATGAACAACAAGGATACAGACCCTATATTTGTTTAAGCTATCATGGTGTCAGTGACTATGCTAATATAGCGGTCTTTGCTCCAATATCAAACACAGAACGCAACTATCCTTTATATGTGCCATTACAAGGTACGAAATCTTCAGGAAAAGTTTTGTTAGATCAATTAGTAACCATTGATTACAATGCAAGAAAATATAGTTATGTGGAGACTGTTCCAGAGAAATTGATAGATGAATTATTAGTGAAAGTAAAAGTAATTGTTCAAAAAAATGAAAATATAAAGTAA
- a CDS encoding AbrB/MazE/SpoVT family DNA-binding domain-containing protein — MIQLPVKQWGNSQAIRLPKSLLEALEAEKDDDLNVEVINHSIVLTKAEKEVTFEELFKDYNKETFTTELQSFSPIGNEKW; from the coding sequence ATGATTCAACTACCAGTTAAACAGTGGGGAAACAGTCAGGCAATCCGTTTACCCAAAAGCCTATTAGAAGCATTGGAAGCAGAAAAAGATGATGACTTAAATGTAGAAGTTATTAATCATTCGATTGTATTAACCAAAGCCGAAAAAGAAGTAACTTTTGAAGAACTTTTCAAAGACTACAACAAAGAAACATTTACAACAGAACTACAAAGTTTTTCTCCTATAGGAAATGAGAAATGGTAA
- a CDS encoding recombinase family protein — protein MIIGYARVSKDEQHLDRQLDQLKKYGVEKIIKEKYTGTKKSRPGIEELLKIIRTNDTVVVESISRLGRNTLDILTLLQHLEKEKVEFISLKENMDTSTPTGKAMLQMMSVIAELERNLLAERVKEGITASRRRGVNIGRPKIPQEKLNLAMRMYDSGDYSIKEILESTTISQGTLYREINKMKLKKIEDIKNES, from the coding sequence ATGATAATAGGATACGCAAGAGTGTCAAAAGATGAGCAACATCTAGATCGACAATTAGATCAGTTAAAAAAATATGGAGTTGAAAAAATTATTAAAGAAAAATATACTGGAACAAAAAAGTCACGGCCAGGAATTGAAGAACTGTTAAAAATAATCCGGACAAATGATACAGTAGTTGTAGAAAGTATTTCTCGACTTGGTAGAAATACTTTGGATATATTGACTCTTCTTCAGCACTTAGAAAAAGAAAAGGTAGAATTCATTTCGTTGAAAGAAAATATGGATACTTCTACGCCTACCGGAAAAGCAATGCTCCAGATGATGAGTGTGATTGCTGAATTAGAGAGGAATTTATTAGCCGAGCGTGTAAAAGAAGGAATAACTGCAAGCAGGAGACGTGGCGTAAATATTGGAAGACCAAAAATTCCTCAAGAAAAATTGAATTTAGCAATGAGAATGTATGACAGTGGAGATTATTCGATTAAAGAAATTCTTGAATCTACCACTATTTCTCAAGGAACGCTTTATCGAGAAATAAATAAAATGAAATTGAAAAAAATAGAAGATATAAAAAACGAAAGCTAA